The following are from one region of the Yoonia sp. R2331 genome:
- a CDS encoding DUF2842 domain-containing protein has product MFDFSRLSYKSRKRWALVVLVVGMPTYVVAVVTAINWLYPDPAQKVSLWVELAIYIGLGLLWTLPFRGLFKGIGQPDPDAPDDEG; this is encoded by the coding sequence ATGTTTGACTTTTCCCGCCTTTCTTACAAATCCCGCAAGCGCTGGGCGCTGGTGGTGCTTGTGGTGGGTATGCCGACCTATGTCGTGGCGGTTGTGACGGCGATCAACTGGCTTTATCCCGATCCCGCGCAAAAGGTGTCACTTTGGGTCGAGCTTGCAATCTATATCGGTCTGGGGTTGCTGTGGACATTGCCGTTTCGTGGCCTTTTCAAAGGGATCGGCCAGCCTGACCCCGACGCGCCCGACGACGAAGGCTGA
- a CDS encoding adenylosuccinate synthase has product MANVVVVGAQWGDEGKGKIVDWLSERADVIARFQGGHNAGHTLVIGEAVYKLHALPSGVVRGGKLSVIGNGVVLDPWHLLKEIETIRAQGVEISPQSLMIAENTPLILPIHGELDRAREEAASKGTKIGTTGRGIGPAYEDKVGRRSVRVADLADPATLEARVDRALQHHDPLRKGLGITPVDREALLYALREIAPQILAYAAPVWKVLNEKRKAGKRILFEGAQGALLDIDFGTYPFVTSSNVIAGQAATGTGIGPGSIDFVLGIVKAYTTRVGEGPFPTELEDADGQRLGERGHEFGTTTGRKRRCGWFDAALVRQTCATSGVNGISLTKLDVLDGFETLKICTGYMLDGEALDYLPTAADQQARCTPIYEDIAGWTESTEGARSWADLPAQAIKYVRRIEELIQCPVALVSTSPERDDTILVTDPFAD; this is encoded by the coding sequence ATGGCAAATGTGGTGGTGGTCGGCGCGCAGTGGGGCGACGAGGGCAAAGGCAAGATCGTGGACTGGCTATCCGAGCGGGCCGATGTGATTGCGCGCTTTCAGGGGGGCCATAACGCAGGCCACACGCTGGTGATCGGCGAGGCTGTCTACAAACTGCATGCGCTGCCCTCTGGTGTGGTGCGTGGCGGCAAGCTGTCGGTGATCGGCAACGGCGTGGTGCTGGACCCTTGGCACCTGCTCAAAGAGATTGAGACGATCCGCGCGCAGGGGGTCGAGATTTCGCCCCAGTCCCTGATGATCGCAGAAAATACCCCCCTTATCCTGCCGATCCACGGTGAACTTGACCGCGCCCGGGAAGAGGCGGCGTCCAAGGGCACCAAGATCGGCACCACAGGGCGGGGCATCGGTCCGGCTTACGAAGACAAGGTGGGGCGCCGCTCTGTGCGCGTGGCTGACCTTGCCGATCCGGCAACGCTCGAGGCGCGCGTGGACCGCGCCTTGCAACATCACGATCCACTCCGCAAAGGGTTGGGGATCACGCCTGTTGACCGCGAAGCCCTTCTTTACGCGTTGCGCGAGATTGCGCCGCAGATCCTAGCCTATGCAGCGCCTGTCTGGAAGGTGCTGAATGAAAAGCGCAAGGCAGGCAAACGCATCCTCTTTGAAGGCGCACAGGGCGCGCTCTTGGATATTGATTTTGGCACCTATCCTTTCGTGACCTCTTCCAATGTGATCGCAGGGCAGGCGGCCACTGGGACGGGCATCGGACCTGGGTCGATTGACTTCGTGCTGGGCATCGTCAAAGCCTACACCACCCGCGTGGGTGAAGGGCCGTTCCCGACCGAGTTGGAGGACGCCGATGGTCAACGTCTCGGCGAGCGCGGCCATGAATTTGGCACCACCACGGGCCGCAAGCGGCGCTGTGGCTGGTTTGATGCAGCCCTTGTGCGCCAGACTTGCGCGACCTCTGGCGTCAACGGGATTTCGCTGACCAAGCTCGATGTGCTCGACGGGTTTGAGACGCTCAAGATCTGTACCGGCTACATGCTGGACGGTGAGGCTCTGGATTATCTGCCAACTGCCGCCGACCAGCAGGCGCGCTGCACCCCGATCTATGAAGACATCGCAGGCTGGACGGAATCAACCGAAGGGGCGCGGTCCTGGGCGGATTTGCCAGCACAGGCGATCAAATATGTACGCCGGATCGAAGAGCTGATCCAGTGTCCCGTGGCGCTCGTATCCACATCACCTGAACGCGATGACACGATCCTTGTGACGGACCCCTTTGCCGACTGA
- a CDS encoding DUF6524 family protein, translating into MGFAIRWVFAFGLLAATYNPTQWNLLRWGMQNWDSQLPLTVLFGLVLLVGYIIYLRATLRSIGLFGMLLILAVLGTLIWVLYDFGWINLENPTINTWIAIVVLSLVLAVGLSWSIVRRRLSGQADVDDVDA; encoded by the coding sequence ATGGGGTTTGCGATCAGGTGGGTGTTTGCGTTTGGCTTGCTGGCGGCGACCTATAACCCGACACAGTGGAATCTGCTGCGCTGGGGGATGCAGAACTGGGACAGTCAGCTGCCGCTGACGGTGCTGTTCGGTCTGGTGCTGCTGGTAGGTTACATCATCTATCTGCGCGCGACGCTGCGGTCGATTGGCCTGTTTGGCATGCTGCTGATTCTTGCGGTGTTGGGCACGCTGATTTGGGTGCTCTATGACTTTGGCTGGATCAATCTGGAAAACCCCACCATCAACACCTGGATCGCGATTGTCGTGCTCTCGCTGGTTCTGGCCGTGGGCCTGTCGTGGTCGATTGTGCGCCGTCGCCTGTCGGGCCAGGCTGATGTGGATGACGTTGACGCCTGA
- the secG gene encoding preprotein translocase subunit SecG, producing MENVVLVIHLILALSLIGAVLLQRSEGGGLGIGGSGGAAGARPAATAMGKFTWILAIGFIATSIALTIIAAEKSAGASVLDRLTDAPASAPATPDLGENLLPPSDGDAPLVPSGN from the coding sequence ATGGAAAACGTTGTCCTTGTCATCCACCTGATTCTGGCGTTGAGCCTGATTGGCGCCGTGTTGTTGCAGCGCTCTGAAGGTGGCGGTTTGGGCATTGGCGGCAGTGGCGGTGCTGCGGGCGCGCGGCCTGCGGCCACGGCGATGGGCAAATTCACATGGATCCTGGCGATCGGGTTTATCGCGACATCCATCGCGCTGACCATCATTGCGGCTGAAAAGTCTGCGGGTGCTTCGGTCCTTGACCGGTTGACGGATGCACCAGCCTCTGCGCCTGCAACGCCTGATCTGGGTGAGAACTTGCTGCCGCCATCTGACGGCGATGCACCCTTGGTGCCGTCGGGCAACTAA
- a CDS encoding CTP synthase, with translation MARFIFITGGVVSSLGKGLASAALGSLLQARGYSVRLRKLDPYLNVDPGTMSPFEHGEVFVTDDGAETDLDLGHYERFTGVPASKTDSVSSGRIYSDVLEKERRGDYLGKTIQVVPHVTNQIKDFISIGEDDVDFMLCEIGGTVGDIEGLPFFEAIRQFSHDKPRGQCIFMHLTLLPYLAASGELKTKPTQHSVKELQSIGIAPDILVCRSEQPIPEKEREKIALFCNVRKEAVVAAYDLKSIYEAPLAYHEQGLDQAVLDAFQINPAPQPKLDIWHDVYDRIHNPEGKVKVAIVGKYTQLEDAYKSIAEALTHGGMANRVKVKIEWVDAELFDKEDAAPYLEGFHAILVPGGFGERGTEGKIKAAQFAREKNVPYLGICLGMQMAVIEAARNVAGIKDAGSEEFDHEAGRKRFEPVVYHLKEWVQGNHLVARKADDDKGGTMRLGAYDAALTEGSRVAGVYGSTAIEERHRHRYEVDIKYREKLEKAGLKFSGMSPDGKLPEIVEWQDHPWFIGVQFHPELKSKPFAPHPLFEGFVKAAVENSRLV, from the coding sequence ATGGCGCGTTTTATCTTTATCACCGGCGGTGTTGTGTCTTCTTTGGGCAAGGGGCTGGCCTCTGCGGCGTTGGGGTCGCTGTTGCAGGCACGGGGCTATTCGGTGCGGCTGCGCAAGCTTGATCCCTATTTGAACGTCGATCCCGGCACGATGTCCCCGTTCGAGCATGGTGAGGTGTTTGTCACCGATGACGGGGCCGAGACCGATTTGGATCTGGGCCATTACGAGCGGTTCACGGGCGTGCCTGCCAGCAAGACAGATTCGGTCAGTTCGGGACGGATCTATTCCGACGTGCTGGAAAAGGAACGGCGCGGCGATTATCTGGGAAAAACCATTCAGGTGGTTCCGCATGTGACCAACCAGATCAAGGATTTCATCAGTATCGGCGAAGATGACGTGGATTTCATGCTGTGTGAAATCGGCGGCACCGTAGGTGACATTGAAGGGCTGCCCTTCTTTGAAGCGATCCGTCAATTCAGCCATGACAAGCCGCGCGGGCAGTGCATTTTTATGCATCTGACGCTGTTGCCCTATCTGGCGGCCTCTGGCGAGTTGAAGACCAAGCCAACGCAACACTCGGTCAAGGAATTGCAGTCCATCGGGATCGCACCCGACATTCTGGTTTGCCGGTCGGAACAGCCGATCCCCGAAAAAGAGCGCGAGAAGATCGCGCTGTTCTGTAACGTGCGCAAAGAGGCAGTGGTCGCCGCTTATGACCTGAAGTCGATCTATGAGGCCCCATTGGCCTATCACGAACAGGGGTTGGATCAGGCGGTGCTGGATGCCTTCCAGATCAACCCGGCACCACAGCCCAAGCTGGACATCTGGCACGATGTCTATGACCGCATTCACAACCCTGAAGGTAAGGTGAAGGTCGCGATTGTCGGCAAATACACCCAGCTTGAGGATGCCTATAAGTCGATTGCCGAGGCGCTGACCCACGGCGGCATGGCCAACCGCGTGAAGGTCAAGATCGAGTGGGTCGATGCGGAGCTTTTCGACAAGGAAGACGCCGCCCCCTATCTGGAGGGGTTCCACGCCATTCTGGTCCCCGGCGGCTTTGGCGAGCGCGGCACCGAAGGCAAGATCAAGGCCGCACAATTCGCCCGCGAAAAGAATGTGCCCTATCTGGGCATCTGTCTGGGCATGCAGATGGCCGTCATTGAAGCGGCACGCAATGTGGCGGGCATCAAGGACGCCGGGTCAGAGGAATTTGACCATGAGGCCGGGCGCAAACGCTTTGAACCGGTGGTCTATCACCTGAAAGAATGGGTGCAGGGCAACCATCTGGTGGCGCGCAAGGCCGATGACGACAAGGGCGGGACGATGCGGCTGGGGGCCTATGATGCCGCGCTGACCGAAGGGTCGCGGGTGGCCGGGGTTTACGGGAGCACCGCAATCGAGGAACGGCATCGCCACCGCTATGAGGTGGACATCAAGTATCGCGAAAAGCTGGAGAAAGCCGGGCTGAAATTCTCTGGCATGTCGCCGGACGGGAAGCTGCCCGAGATCGTGGAATGGCAGGACCATCCCTGGTTCATCGGGGTGCAGTTCCATCCCGAGTTGAAGTCAAAGCCCTTTGCGCCGCATCCGCTGTTTGAAGGGTTCGTCAAAGCGGCGGTGGAAAATTCGCGTCTGGTGTAG
- a CDS encoding MipA/OmpV family protein — MRHAILALVLTGSAATAQDGPAGIAFELGIGAQSAPGYFGSDSNQTGPTGSFALDRFTFGSLGTSGEDKTGLGVTGSFRYIGARTSDDYAELTGLNDIDAALEVGGGVTYTGPNFEVYAVARRGLGGHEGYVGELGGDLIFYPSQAVTLRVGPRLLAGDDDYAGTYFGVTAAEAAASSFSAFEASGGAMSRGVEISADYALTSDWGLTGTLRYDELLNDAARSPITQSADQVTVGLVVTRDFSFGF; from the coding sequence ATGCGTCATGCGATTCTCGCCCTTGTGCTGACTGGATCAGCCGCAACCGCCCAGGATGGACCTGCCGGCATCGCGTTTGAACTTGGGATCGGCGCACAGTCTGCGCCCGGTTACTTCGGGTCGGACAGCAATCAAACCGGTCCAACCGGCAGCTTCGCGCTTGACCGGTTCACCTTTGGCTCTTTGGGCACCAGCGGCGAAGACAAGACCGGCCTGGGGGTCACCGGGTCGTTCCGCTATATCGGCGCGCGCACGTCCGATGACTACGCCGAACTGACCGGCCTGAACGACATTGATGCCGCCCTCGAAGTGGGCGGCGGTGTCACCTACACCGGCCCCAATTTTGAAGTTTACGCCGTGGCCCGACGCGGGCTTGGCGGGCACGAAGGTTACGTGGGCGAGTTGGGTGGCGATCTGATCTTCTATCCATCTCAGGCTGTGACCCTGCGCGTCGGTCCCCGGCTTTTGGCTGGTGACGACGATTATGCTGGCACCTACTTTGGTGTGACCGCCGCCGAAGCCGCCGCCAGCAGCTTTTCCGCGTTCGAAGCATCGGGCGGTGCCATGTCGCGCGGGGTCGAGATCAGCGCAGATTATGCGCTTACGTCCGATTGGGGCCTGACCGGCACCCTGCGCTATGATGAATTGCTCAATGACGCCGCGCGCAGCCCGATCACCCAAAGCGCCGATCAGGTCACTGTTGGCCTTGTGGTCACGCGTGACTTTTCCTTCGGCTTCTGA
- the rlmJ gene encoding 23S rRNA (adenine(2030)-N(6))-methyltransferase RlmJ, protein MLSYQHLYHAGNLADVHKHSLLAWMLAYLTRKDKPLSYLETHAGRALYDLAAPEAVKTGEAAQGIEKVADWFAADHPYARILAKVRAEHGADAYPGSPLLAAELLRFEDNLTLAELHPAEAEALRAAMAPYPTTVVARDGFAEALSRTPPDPRRGLLLCDPSFEVKTDYQTIPDVFAKLHKRWNVGILVLWYPILTSGAHRGMVDDLRARFPAGVAHEVRFPPAREGHGMIGSGLFVLNPPFGFEKEAAWLSAKFATLRS, encoded by the coding sequence ATGCTGTCTTACCAACATCTCTATCACGCCGGGAACCTTGCGGATGTGCACAAGCATAGCTTGCTGGCGTGGATGCTGGCCTATCTGACGCGCAAGGACAAACCCCTGAGCTATCTGGAGACCCATGCGGGGCGGGCGCTGTATGATCTGGCAGCACCCGAGGCGGTCAAGACCGGCGAGGCGGCGCAGGGCATTGAAAAGGTGGCCGATTGGTTTGCCGCCGATCACCCTTATGCGCGCATTTTGGCCAAGGTCCGGGCGGAGCATGGGGCGGATGCCTATCCCGGCTCGCCACTGCTCGCGGCGGAGTTGCTGCGGTTCGAGGACAACCTGACGCTTGCGGAGCTTCACCCGGCAGAGGCCGAGGCCCTGCGCGCCGCGATGGCCCCTTATCCGACGACCGTGGTGGCCCGCGATGGTTTTGCCGAAGCGTTGAGCCGCACGCCGCCCGATCCGCGCCGGGGGCTGTTGCTGTGTGATCCATCGTTCGAGGTGAAGACGGATTATCAAACGATCCCTGACGTTTTCGCCAAGCTGCACAAGCGCTGGAACGTGGGCATTCTGGTGTTGTGGTATCCGATCCTGACCAGCGGTGCGCATCGCGGCATGGTTGATGATCTGCGCGCCCGGTTTCCTGCTGGTGTCGCGCACGAGGTCCGCTTTCCCCCGGCCCGCGAAGGTCATGGGATGATCGGGTCGGGGTTGTTCGTTTTGAACCCGCCTTTTGGGTTTGAAAAAGAGGCGGCCTGGCTGTCCGCGAAATTTGCGACACTGCGCAGCTGA
- a CDS encoding TerB family tellurite resistance protein → MFGDFLKRLTAPTPAPLQDDDARLALGALLVRLARADGYFDADEKARIKAILAQRYALPDASALLADCEVLESEAPDTVRFTRAIKDAVAYEDRLGVIAAMWQVVLADGKRDDEENSLMRMVAPMLGVTDQDSNAARRRIESEQ, encoded by the coding sequence ATGTTTGGTGATTTCCTCAAGCGGTTAACCGCCCCGACCCCTGCCCCGTTGCAAGATGATGATGCAAGGCTGGCCCTTGGTGCGCTGCTGGTGCGGCTGGCCCGCGCAGACGGGTATTTCGATGCCGATGAGAAGGCACGGATCAAGGCGATCCTTGCGCAGCGGTATGCCCTGCCCGATGCCAGCGCGCTGCTGGCCGATTGCGAAGTGCTGGAATCCGAAGCCCCTGACACCGTGCGCTTTACCCGCGCGATCAAGGATGCGGTCGCTTACGAGGATCGCCTGGGCGTGATCGCGGCCATGTGGCAGGTGGTGCTGGCAGACGGCAAGCGAGATGACGAGGAAAACAGCCTGATGCGCATGGTGGCCCCGATGTTGGGTGTGACCGATCAGGACAGCAACGCCGCGCGACGCAGGATCGAATCCGAGCAATGA
- a CDS encoding phosphate/phosphite/phosphonate ABC transporter substrate-binding protein, translated as MYDRPANAAAHDRLWAAIREGLRDRGIDAPDGLSRDVLYRDSWARDDLVLGQICVLPWKLRFEEQLTLIGASDYGVDTCPPGFFNAVMLARADDPRDTAALFQSRFVANARHSQSGYGAGRNFANRIGLRLPEPEITGAHDVSVQRVADGTADFCFVDAHTFWMQQQDLPAARACRVVHRTRPVPGQSLVTRKGADPAPFLAAIKQAIAALATEDRAVLGLRDVIRLPDAAYDITIAEGVAFPG; from the coding sequence ATGTACGACCGCCCGGCCAATGCTGCGGCGCATGACCGTTTGTGGGCGGCGATCCGCGAAGGGCTGCGTGACCGTGGAATTGATGCGCCAGATGGCCTGAGCCGCGATGTGCTGTATCGCGACAGCTGGGCGCGCGACGATCTGGTGCTGGGGCAGATTTGCGTGTTGCCGTGGAAGCTGCGGTTCGAGGAGCAGCTGACCCTGATCGGGGCCAGCGACTATGGCGTGGATACGTGCCCGCCGGGGTTTTTCAATGCGGTGATGTTGGCGCGCGCCGATGACCCGCGCGACACAGCCGCGCTCTTTCAAAGTCGGTTTGTTGCCAACGCGCGGCATTCGCAGTCGGGTTATGGCGCGGGCCGAAACTTTGCCAATCGCATTGGATTGAGATTGCCAGAGCCCGAGATCACCGGCGCGCATGATGTCAGCGTGCAGCGTGTGGCCGATGGCACGGCTGATTTCTGTTTTGTCGACGCGCATACCTTTTGGATGCAGCAGCAGGATCTGCCCGCCGCCCGCGCCTGCCGCGTTGTGCACCGCACGCGGCCGGTGCCGGGGCAAAGCCTTGTCACCCGCAAGGGTGCCGATCCCGCGCCGTTTCTTGCGGCGATCAAGCAAGCGATTGCCGCACTTGCCACGGAGGACCGTGCGGTGCTGGGCCTGCGCGATGTGATCCGCCTGCCCGACGCCGCTTATGACATCACCATTGCCGAAGGCGTTGCATTTCCGGGCTAA